A section of the Tamandua tetradactyla isolate mTamTet1 chromosome 4, mTamTet1.pri, whole genome shotgun sequence genome encodes:
- the LOC143678907 gene encoding sorbitol dehydrogenase — protein MAAAAAQHENLSLVVHGAGDLRLENFPIPEPGPNEVLLKMRSVGICGSDVHYWQHGRIGDFVVKKPMVLGHEASGTVVKVGSLVKHLKPGDHVAIELGAPREIDEFCKIG, from the coding sequence ATGGCGGCGGCGGCAGCCCAGCACGAGAACCTCTCCTTGGTGGTGCACGGAGCTGGAGATCTGCGCCTGGAGAACTTCCCCATTCCTGAACCAGGCCCAAATGAAGTCCTGCTGAAGATGCGTTCAGTTGGAATCTGTGGCTCAGATGTCCACTATTGGCAACATGGTCGAATTGGGGATTTTGTTGTGAAAAAGCCCATGGTGCTGGGGCATGAAGCTTCAGGAACAGTTGTAAAAGTGGGATCACTGGTAAAGCATCTAAAACCAGGTGATCATGTTGCCATTGAACTTGGTGCCCCCAGAGAAATTGATGAGTTCTGCAAGATTGGCTGA